The sequence CCTAAATGTCCCGCGTCCCTTCCCATGACTTCTAGAATCATCACTCTTTCATGGCTAGCCGCGGTAAAACTCAAGTCGTAGATAGCTCTAGTGACGATATCGAGGGAGCTATCAAACCCAACAGAAGACTCGGTAAAGGGGACGTCGTTGTCGATTGTTTTGGGAATGGCGATTAAGTTCCATTTTCCTTTTTCGGCTAAACCTTGAATAATGTCTAGACTTCCATCTCCACCGATCGCGATGAGAGCGTCTAAACCCATCAACTCGTAACCCAGGAGGAGCTCTTCAGCTACAACTGCTTGGTCAAAGTTACCCTTGCTCACTGATCCTAAGATGCTACCGCTGAGAAATTGCAGAACATCTAGTCCTCGTAGTAATCCAGGAATATTATGGCTGTCTTCTGTAAGGAGAAAGTCTTCTGGTTTATATTTACCCCTAGCAATGTCTAAAAACCCATCTGTACCAAAGGGAATGCCATACAATTCCCAACCTTTGAGACTAGTAGATTTTGCCACGGAACGAATAACGGCGTTTAAACCAGGACAGTCGCCACCACTTGTAAGGATACCAATTCGT is a genomic window of Gloeocapsa sp. PCC 73106 containing:
- a CDS encoding ATP-dependent 6-phosphofructokinase, whose translation is MKKRIGILTSGGDCPGLNAVIRSVAKSTSLKGWELYGIPFGTDGFLDIARGKYKPEDFLLTEDSHNIPGLLRGLDVLQFLSGSILGSVSKGNFDQAVVAEELLLGYELMGLDALIAIGGDGSLDIIQGLAEKGKWNLIAIPKTIDNDVPFTESSVGFDSSLDIVTRAIYDLSFTAASHERVMILEVMGRDAGHLGLNGGIAGGADIILIPELTPSLNQAVIEGCCRKIARIAQQGRNFAVVVIAEGVRDEGENKQKHIADALSKGMEEQFKKLSQTEDGLFYGLNTIDTRVTVLGHLQRTGTPSANDRILGITFGIKAVQLIEQERYSQLVIWKNGEVQSISLDVVMPVIREAHQHGRAAAPVQPEGFMVQTAKKLGIYLGTPD